The Cellulomonas flavigena DSM 20109 DNA segment GAGCGGTGGGACGAGCCGGTCGTGGTGTGGCCCACGCGCGAGCGGCCCTTCGACGTCGACGACACCCAGCCGCTGCGCATCCGGCAGCGCGACGAGACCGACGACGTCGACGCGGCACCCGACGAGGACCTCGGCCCGGAGCGCCGGCTGCCGCCCACGCTGGCCGAGGCGTCCGAGGACGCCACGTCGATCGAGGCCGAGGCGATCGCCGGGGAGGAGGCCCTCCGGCTCGAGGAGGAGGAGGCGTACGAACGGGCGTACGACCTCTCCGAGCCGTCGGCGCGTGTCGACCTGGGCCGACGGCGCTGGCGCGAGGACGTCGACGCACCCGAGGGCCCGCTCGAGGCGCGACCGGAGGACGGCACGGCCGAGGACGACGGCGGCCGGCGCTCGTAGGGACGGGCCCTCGGCCGTCCGCGGGCCGAACCGCCGGGCCCCCCTGCACGTGCGCACCTGTCCGGTCTGGGCGGTTGGGCCCAGCCGGCCCCGTCGCACCGCGCATAGCCTCGCGGGGCGGCCGCGCCGTCGGCGCCGGCCGTGCGGCGGCCCGGTGCCGCGGCTCCCTCCCGTCGTACCGACCGCAGCGAACGGAGCCCGCGCATGGGACTGCTCGACGGAAAGTCGCTCCTGGTCACCGGCGTCCTCACCGAGGGCTCGATCGCGTTCCACGTCGCCCGCCTGGCGCAGGAGCAGGGCGCCGAGGTGGTCCTCACCTCGTTCGGCCGGCAGCTGCGCCTGACGCAGGTCATCGCCCGGCGGCTGCCCGCCGCGGCGCCCGTCGTCGCGCTCGACGTGACGTCGCCGCAGGACCTGGCCGACCTGGCGAGCCGCGTCGCCGACCACGTCCCGCGGCTCGACGGTGTCGTCCACTCGATCGGGTTCGCGCCGCAGTCCGTGCTCGGCGGCCGGTTCCTCGAGGCGCAGTGGGACGACGTGGCCACGGCCCTGCACGTCTCCGCGTACTCGCTGCAGGCGCTCGCCGTGGCGGCGCAGCCGCTGATGGGGCCGGGGTCGTCCGTGGTGGGCCTGACCTTCGACGCGCGGTACGCGTGGCCCGTGTACGACTGGATGGGTGTGGCCAAGGCGGCCCTCGAGGCGACGTCGCGCTACCTCGCCCGCGACCTGGGGCCGCGGGGCGTCCGCGTCAACCTGGTCGCGGCCGGGCCCGTGCGGACGACGGCGGCCACGTCGATCCCCGGGTTCGACGCGATCGAGGACGGGTGGGACGCACGCGCCCCCCTGGGGTGGGACGTCCGGGACGCGGGGCCCAGCGCACGCGCCGTCGTCGCCCTGCTGTCCGACTGGTTCCCCGCCACGACGGGCACGGTCGTGCACGTCGACGGCGGCGTGCACGTGATGGGCTGAGGGGCACCGTGGCCGCTGTGACCTGCACACCCGTCGACCTCTCGCGGGGCGCGTGGCCCCGGGTCATCCAGGGCGGGATGGGGGTCGCCGTCTCGTCCTGGAGGATGGCACGCGCCGTCTCGCTCGCCGGTCAGCTGGGCGTGGTGTCCGGGACGGCGCTGGACGTCGTCCTCGCCCGCAGGCTGCAGGACGGGGACGTCGGCGGGCACCTGCGGCGGGCGCTCGCACACTTCCCGGTCCCCGCGATCGCGCAACGGGTCGTCGAGCGGTACCTGCGGCCCGGCGGGCGTCCACCCGGTCGGCCGTACCTGCCGGTCCCCAAGCTGCGGGCCCGCCCCTCGGCTCGCGGCGACGAGCTGGGCGCGGTGGGTGCGTTCGCCGAGGTGTGGCTGGCGAAGGAGGGTCACGACGCGCCCGTCGGCATCAACCTGCTGGAGAAGATCCAGCTCGCGACGCCGAGCGTGCTGTACGGCGCGATGCTCGCGGGCGTCGACGTCGTCCTCATGGGTGCCGGCATCCCGACGCAGGTCCCGCGGCTGCTGGACCGGCTGGCGCGGCACGAGCCCGGCGTGCTCGACCTGCACGTGGACGGCGGGACCACGGCGCACACCGTGTCGCTCGACCCGCGTGCCCTGACAGGTGCCGAGGCGGCCCCGCTGCGACGGCCGCGCTTCCTCGCCGTGGTGTCGGCGCACGTGCTGGCCGCGCACCTCGCGAAGGACGCCACGACCCGACCCGACGGTTTCGTCGTCGAGGGGCCGCGGGCCGGCGGGCACAATGCGCCCCCGCGGGGCCGCCGCGTCCTCGACGACGACGGTCAGCCCGTGTACGGGCCGCGCGACGACGCGGACCTCGCCCAGGTCGCGCGGACCGGTCTGCCGTTCTGGCTCGCCGGCGGGGCGGGGACGCCGGAGGCGGTGCGCGAGGCGCTGCGCGTCGGCGCGGCGGGGGTCCAGTGCGGGTCGCTGTTCGCCCTCGCCGAGGAGTCCGGGCTCGCGGAGGACGCGCGTGCGCAGGTGCTGGCGCGGCTGCGCGACGGGACCCTCGAGGTCCGCACCGACCCGCGCGCCTCGCCGACGGGCTTCCCGTTCAAGGTCGTGTCCCTGCCCGGCACGCAGTCGCAGGACGCGGTGCACGCGGCCAGGCCGAAGCTGTGCGACGTGGGGCACCTGCGCGTGCCGTTCGAGCGCGACGACGGGTCCCTGGGCTACCGGTGCCCGGGCGAGCCGCTCGACGCCTACCTGGAGAAGGGCGGGGCGGAGGCGGACACCGTGGGCCGCAAGTGCGTCTGCAACGCGCTGCTGGCCGGTGTCGGCCTCGGGCAGGTCCGCCGTGACGGGTACCGGGAGACCGCCCTGCTCACGCTGGGGTCGGACGTCGACGGCCCCGCCCGGATGCTGGCGCGGCACCCCGACGGGTGGACGTGCCGCGACGTGGTCGACTTCCTGCTCGGGGCGGGTGGGGCGGCCCCGGGTGCGGCCGCGGACCCGTCGTACGTCGACGACGCCACGGGGCCGAACACCTAGGATCGGCGCATGTCCCGCATCCTGTCGGCCGTCGCGTGGCCCTACGCGAACGGTCCCCGCCACATCGGTCACGTCGCCGGCTTCGGCATCCCCTCGGACGTCTTCAGCCGGTACATGCGCATGGCGGGGCACGACGTGCTCATGGTGTCGGGCACGGACGAGCACGGCACGCCGATCCTGGTGCAGGCCGACAAGGAGGGCGTCAGCGCGCAGGAGCTCGCGGACCGGTACAACCGCGTCATCGTCGAGGACCTCACGCAGCTCGGCCTGTCGTACGACCTGTTCACGCGCACCACGACCCGCAACCACTACGCGGTCGTGCAGGAGATGTTCCGCACGGTGCACAGGAACGGGTACATGGTCGAGCGGACCACGATGGGCGCGGTCAGCCCGTCGACCGGCCGCACGCTGCCGGACCGCTACATCGAGGGCACCTGCCCCATCTGCGGGTACGACGGCGCGCGCGGCGACCAGTGCGACAACTGCGGCAACCAGCTCGACGCGATCGAGCTGAAGAACCCCCGCAGCAGGATCAACGGCGAGACGCCGAGGTTCGTCGAGTCGAACCACTTCTTCCTCGACCTGCCGGCGTTCGTCGACGCGCTGGGCGACTGGCTGCGCGCGCGCGACGGCTGGCGGCCCAACGTCCTGAAGTTCTCGCTCAACCTGCTCGACGACGTGCGCCCGCGCGCCATGACGCGCGACATCGACTGGGGCATCCCCGTGCCGCTCGAGGGCTGGGAGGACAACCCGTCCAAGCGCCTGTACGTGTGGTTCGACGCGGTCATCGGGTACCTGTCGGCGTCGATCGAGTGGGCGCGCCGCAGCGGTGACCCCGACGCGTGGCGGCAGTGGTGGAACGACCCCGAGGCCCTGTCGTACTACTTCATGGGCAAGGACAACATCACGTTCCACTCGCAGATCTGGCCGGCGGAGCTGCTCGGGTACGACGGCAAGGGCGCGCGCGGCGGCGAGCCGGGTGCGTTCGGGTCCCTCAACCTGCCGACCGAGGTCGTGTCGAGCGAGTTCCTCAACGTCGAGGGCAAGCAGTTCTCGACGTCGCGCGGGGTCGTCATCCTGGTGCGCGACATGCTTGCGCGGTACCAGCCCGACGCGCTGCGCTACTACATCTCGGTCGCCGGCCCGGAGACGCAGGACGTCGACTTCACGTGGGCGGAGTTCAAGCGCCGCACCAACGACGAGCTGGTCGCGGGCTGGGGCAACCTGGTCAACCGGACCGCGAGCATGGTGCACAAGAACTTCGGTGAGATCCCGACGCCGGGCGAGCTGCAGCCGGTCGACGTCGAGCTGAACGCGCAGGTGGCCGCGGCCTTCGGGCGCGTCGGCGAGCTCGTGGGCGCACACCGGCAGCGGCAGGCGCTCCAGGAGGCCATGCGCGTGGTCACCGAGGCCAACCGGTACGTCTCGGAGACCGAGCCGTGGAAGCTGAAGACGGACCGTGACCGCCTGGCGACCGTGCTGCACACGACGACGCAGGCGGTCAGCGACCTCAACACGCTGCTCGCGCCGTTCCTGCCGCACAGCGCGCAGGCCGTGCACGAGGCGCTCGGCGGGACGGGCACGTTCTCGCCGCAGCCGCGGATCGAGGAGGTCGCCGACCTCGACGACGACAGCCGGCACTACCCGGTCATCACCGGCGACTACACGGCCGTGCGCGGGACGTGGCAGCCGCGGGCGGTCGTTCCGGGCACGCGGATCGACAAGCCGACGCCGGTCTTCACCAAGCTCGACGACGCGATCGTCGAGGAGGAGCTCGAGCGGCTCCGGCAGTCCTGACCGTGGGCCGCAGGTCCCGCGCGACCGGCTGGCCCGCGGCCCCGGAGCCGCTGCCGTCGCCCGTCGTCGACAACCACACGCACCTGGAGTCGGTGGTCGGGTGGCGGGCCGACGGCTGGGACCCCGCCGACGCGGCCGCCCACCCCGACCTCGCCGCGCATCTGGAGCGCGCGGCGCAGGTCGGGGTGACGCGCATGGTGCAGGTCGGGTGCGACCTCGACGCGCTCGCGTGGACGGACGCGGCCGTGCGCGCGCACCCCGCGCTGCTCGGCGCCGTGGCCATCCACCCCAACGAGGCCGTGCTGCACGCGGGCGTGCACGAGGTCGCGCCCGACGGGCTCGACCCCGACCCGCAGCCACGGCACGACGTGCCGCTGGACGACGCGATCGCGGCCGTCGCGGCCGTCGCGGCCCGCAACCCGCGCGTGCGGGCGATCGGCGAGACGGGGCTGGACCACTTCCGCGCGGGGGAGCGCGGGCGCGCGGTGCAGCGCGAGGCGTTCCGTGCGCACGTCGCGCTCGCCAAGGAGCTCGGCCTGGCGCTGCAGATCCACGACAGGGACGCGCACGCCGAGGTCGTCGAGGTCCTGCTGGCCGACGGCGCGCCCGAGCGCACGGTCTTCCACTGCTTCTCCGGGGACGCGGGCCTCGCGCGCGTCGCGGCCGAGCACGGCTGGTACTGCTCGTTCGCCGGGCCGGTGTCGTTCCCCGCCAACGAGGCCCTGCGCGACGCCCTGCGCGTCCTGCCCGCCTCGCTCGTGCTGGTGGAGACCGACGCCCCGTACCTCACGGTCCACCCGCTGCGCGGGCGACCGAACTCGCCGTACCTCCTGCCGGGGACCCTGCGCGCGGTCGCCGAGGCGACCGGGAGGTCGCTGGCAGACGTCTGCGCGCAGGTCAGCGCCGTGTCGCAGGCGGTCTACGGCGACTGGTGAGCCCGTCACGGCCCCGGTCACGGCAGGGCTCCCGGCTGGTGGCGAGGGTCACGGGTCGGTTACGGTTCGTGCGGTGCTCTGCGGCGTGCGCGGTCAAGCGCGCGGCGCGGGATGCCGATGAGAGCTTCAGGGCAGCGTCCCTCCCGCCGACCCGAAGGACACCGTGACCGGTCACCCGCAGGTACCGGGCCGCCGCGCCGCACGCGCGCGCGACCGGGCCGCACGCACCGCCGCCCAGGCGGTCGTGCTCGCGCTCGTCGTGGGGGGCACCAGCGCGTTCGCCGCGATGCACAAGGACGTGACCGTCGACGTCGACGGCACGGAGGTGCAGGTCCAGACGTTCGGGCGGACGGTCGCCGACGTGCTCGCCGCGGGACGCATCGAGGTCGCCGAGGGCGACCTCGTGGCGCCGGGGCTCGACCAGACGATCAGCCGGACCGGGCAGGTCGTCGTGCGGCACGGGCGCGAGATCGAGGTCGAGGTCGACGGGCGCGAGCAGAAGGTCTGGACGACGGCGCTGACCGTGGGCGAGGCCGTCGAGGAGCTGGGTCTGCGCGACGGCGTGCGGCTGTCCGCCTCGCGCTCGGCCGAGGTCGGCCGCGACGTGCTGCGCGTCTCGACGCAGAAGACCGTGCACCTGGTGGTCGACGGGCAGGTCATCGACGGGGTGACGAGCGCGTCGACCGTGCGGGACGCGCTGCGCGAGATCGGGCTGGTGCTCGAGGAGGCCGACCAGGTGTCGGTGCCGCTCGACGCGGCGGCCGTCGACGGGCTCGTCGTCATGGTGACGCGCGCGGCGACGTCGGGCGAGACCGTCACGGAGGCGGTGCCGTTCGCCGTGCAGGAGATCGAGGACGCGACGCTCGTCAAGGGCAACCGCGTCGTCAAGACCACGGGCCGCGCGGGCCAGCGCACCACGACGTACGCGCTCGACGTGGTCGGCGGCGTGGTCGTCGGCCGCACGGTCCTCGCGTCGGTCGTGACCGTCCCGCCCGTCGACCAGGTGGTCCGCGTCGGCACCGCCGAGCTGCCGAACCCGTCGTCGGTCGCCGTCGAGCCGGGCACCGCGCAGGCCATGGGCAAGGAGATGGCCGCGGCGCGCGGCTGGGGCGACGACCAGTTCGCCTGCCTCCTGGCGCTGTGGAACAAGGAGAGCGGCTGGCGCTGGAACGCCGAGAACAAGTCCTCCGGGGCCTACGGCATCCCGCAGTCGCTGCCCGGTTCGAAGATGGCGTCGGTCGCCGACGACTGGCGCACCAACCCGGCCACGCAGATCACGTGGGGGCTGAACTACATCGCCGGGCGGTACGGCAACCCCTGCGGCGCGTGGGCCCACTCGCAGGCCAAGAACTGGTACTGACCTGCGTCGTCGCCGTCGGCGTCCGGCACGCCCCGGTGTCGAGCGTGCCGTGACGTGACGTTCGTCTCGTTCCGCAGGGGTTGGACGGCAGGTCTCGATTCCGTTACGGTCGCGTGTCGCTATTGACCGGACAGGCGCTCGCGCCGTCCGGGCGACACCCGGCCGGAGGCTCCTGCACCCGGCCGTGACCGCCGGATCGGGGATCCTCCGTGGCGGACGCCACCGGCAGCCCCACCGCCGCTCGGCGCCCTCCGCTCCCCGTGCCCGGGCACGACGACGGCTGGAGCCTCGTGCAGAACTCGACCCGCCCCACCGGTCCGACCACCCCGGCGGCCCCGACCGCCACCACCTCGCTCTCCCACACCGGACCGGAGTCGGGTCCCACGACCGCCGCCCGTCGTCTGCGCTGGCCCCTCGTGGCCGCCGGCACCGCCGCGCTCGTCGTCGCCGCGGGCGGCGTCGCCTACGCGCAGGCCCACAAGACCGTCGCGCTCGACGTCGACGGCGAGATCACCCGCGTCTCCACGTTCGCCGGCTCCGTCGAGGGTCTGCTCACGGACCACGAGGTCGAGGTGGGCGCACGCGACACCGTCTCGCACACCGGCCCGCTTTCCGACGGTGCCGAGATCGTGGTGCGGCATGCCACCGCTCTCGTGGTGGACGTCGACGGCACCCGCCAGGTCGTCTGGACGACGGCGCTGAGCGCCGACGAGGCGCTGGAGTCGTTGTCCGACCGCGCCGCGACCGTGGCGCTCGTCGCGTCCCGCTCCGCCGAGCGCGCCGAGCTGCCGCTCGACCTCGCGCTGCGCGGCCGTGCCGAGGTCCTGGTCGACGGCGCCGTGCTGCCCGTCCCCGACGCGGACGCCACGGTGGCTACTGTCCTCGACGAGCTCGCGGTCGCGCTGCAGCCGCTCGACCGCGTGCACGTGCAGCAGAGCGCCGCGGGCGTCGTGCAGGTCGTCGTCCGGCGCGTCGTCGAGCAGGACGTCGCGACGACGTCGGAGGTGCCGTTCACGTCGCGCACCGAGGACGACGCGTCGCGCTACGTCGGCCAGAAGACCGTCGCCCAGGCCGGCGTGCCCGGTGTGCGCACCGTCGTCGAGCGCGTCACCACGGTGGACGGTGTCGAGGAGGCCCGTGTGCCCGTCAGCGACGGCATCACGCAGGCCCCCGTCGAGGAGGTCGTGCGCGTGGGCACCAAGCCACGGCCCGTCGTCGCGGCGGCACCGGCGTCCGGCGCGTCGGCCGCGGCCGGCCCGATCGCCGCCGGCGGCAGCGCCGACTCGCTCAACTGGGCCGCGCTGGCGAAGTGCGAGTCCGGCGGCCGTGTCGACGTCGTGTCGTCCACCGGCAAGTACCACGGGCTCTACCAGTTCTCGGTGTCGACGTGGCAGTCGGTCGGCGGTGCCGGCCTGCCGTCGCAGGCATCGGCCGAGGAGCAGACGGCGCGCGCGAAGATGCTCTACAACCGCTCGGGCGCCGGCCAGTGGCCCCACTGCGGCAAGTACCTCTTCAGCTGACCACCCCCTCCTGAGGGACTCGCGGGAGAGCGACCCCGTCGTGACCGGGTCGCTCTCCCGCGAGGCAGGCGGGGGTGTGCGTGCCGTGGGCGGGGGTCTCGTAGGCTCGGGGGTCATGTCGGACGTGACGCTGCTCGGGCCCGCGGAGATCCGGGCGCTCGCGGAGCGCGCCGGCGTGCGCCCCACCAAGACCCTCGGGCAGAACTTCGTGCTCGACGCGGGCACGGTGCGCAAGATCGTGCGGCAGGCCGACGTGGTCGCCGGCGAGCGCGTCGTCGAGGTGGGGCCCGGGCTCGGGTCGCTCACCCTGGGGCTCCTCGAGGCGGACGTCGACGTCGTCGCCGTCGAGATCGACCCCGTGCTGGCCGCGCTGCTGCCGCAGACGGTCGCCGCGCACGTGCCGGGGCTCGCGGTCGACCCGCACGCGGGCACCGAGAACACCGACGCGCGCACGGTCGTCCTGCGCGACACCGCCGGCCGCGCGCGCCTGACCGTGGTCACCCAGGACGCGCTGACGGTGACCGCGCTGCCCGGCCCACCGCCCACGGCTCTCGTCGCGAACCTGCCGTACAACGTGTCCGTCCCGGTGCTGCTGACGTTCCTCGAGCGGTTCGACACGCTCGAGCGCGGGCTCGTCATGGTGCAGGCCGAGGTGGCCGACCGGCTCGCGGCACCACCGGGCAGCCGCACCTACGGCGTGCCGTCCGCCAAGGTCGCCTGGTACGCCTCCGCGCGGCGCACGGCGACCGTCGGGCGCGCCGTGTTCTGGCCGGCGCCGCACGTGGACTCGGCACTGGTCCGCCTCGACCGGCGCGCGCACCCGGCGGCCGGCGTGCCGCGGCAGGAGGTCTTCGCGGTCGTCGACGCCGCGTTCGCGCAGCGCCGCAAGATGCTGCGGTCGGCGCTCGCCGGCCTCGCCGGCTCGTCGGCAGCGGCCGAGGACGCCGTGCGCGCCGCCGGGCTCGACCCGCAGGTGCGCGGCGAGCAGGTCGACGTCGTGGGGTTCGCGCGCATCGCCGAGGCCCTGCACGCCGCGCGGCCGGGCACGCCCGGACCTGGCACAGTGGCACCGTGACCCTGACCCCCCTGGAGGACCTGCCCGAGCGTGCGGTCCGCGTGCGCGCCCCCGGAAAGGTCAACCTGTCGCTGCGCGTGGGGGCGCGTGCGAGCGACGGCTACCACCCGCTGTCGACCGTCTTCCAGGCGGTGTCGATCTATGAGGAGGTCGTCGCGACTCCCGCGGACGACTTCGGCGTGAGCGCCAGCGGGCCGCAGTCCGACGCGGTGCCGACCGACGAGAGCAACCTCGCGCTGCGCGCGGCCCGCGCGGTCGCCGAGCGCGCGGGCGTCGACGACGGTGTCCACCTGCACCTCGTCAAGGGTGTGCCGGTCGCCGGCGGCATGGCCGGCGGGTCCGCCGACGCCGCTGCCGCGCTCGTCGCGTGCGACGCGCTGTGGGGCACCGGGCTCTCGCGCGACGAGCTCCTCGAGCTCGCCGCCGGGCTCGGGTCCGACGTGCCGTTCTCGCTGGTGGGCCACACCGCGGTCGGGCAGGGGCGGGGGCACCTGCTGACGCCGGCGCTGAGCCGCGGGGAGTTCCACTGGGCGTTCGCCGTGCAGGACCGCGGCCTGTCGACAGCCGCCGTCTACCGGGCGTTCGACGAGATCCGCCACCCCGACGGCCCCCTCGACGACGACCAGGACGTGCCGCTCATGCAGGCGTTGCTGGCGGGTGACCCGGCTGCCCTGGGGGCCGCGCTGCACAACGACCTCGAGGCCGCCGCGATCGAGCTCGACCCGGGCCTGACGGAGCCGCTGGCGGTGGCGACCGACGCCGGCGCGCTCGGCGTCGTCGTCTCGGGCTCCGGGCCGACGGTCGCCGCGTTGGCCCGCAGCCGCAAGCACGCGCTCGCGGTCGCCGCGGCCTTCACGGCCTCGGGGGTCGCCGACCGCGTCCTCACCGCGACCGGGCCCGTCGCCGGGGCCCGCGTCGTCGCGTCGGAGTGAGCGTGCGCGGGCTCCTGCGGGGCGTCGCCGCGCGTGTCGTGCCCGACGAGCAGGCGCCGACGGGTCCCGCGGCCGAGCGCGCGGCCGACGGCGGGCCGGTGGGTCGCGACGTCGCGGTCGTGGGTCCCGTGCCGGTGGTCGTGGCGGCCGACCCCGACGAGCCCGGCTGGGTGCGGCCCGGGCCGAGCTCGGACGTGCTGCGGTGGGACGTGCTGCTCGCCGTGGCCCTGTGCCTGGGCGGGCTGCTGTCGATGGCGCTCTCGCGGCTCACGGGCATGCTGTACGAGGAGCCCGCCGAGGGCTGGGTGTCGGCGCTGATGATCGCGGCCGTGACGCTGCCGCTCGCGGTGCGCCGCCGCTGGCCGAGCGCGGCGCTGCTGGTGGTGGCCGCGGCGTTCGTCGGGTCGCAGCTGCTGTACGTGCCGGAGACGTTGATCTCGAACATCGCGCTGTTCTGCGCGATGTACACGGTGGGCGCGTGGGAGACCGACCGGCGCCGTGGCACGGTGGCCCGCGCCGTCGTCGTCGCCGGGATGATCGTGTGGCTCCTCGTCGCGATGTTCCGCGCGGCCACCGACCCCGAGTTGGCCGCGGAGATCGCGGAGGAGTTCCCCGAGCAGGTCGGGGCGATCTCCCCGCTCGTGGCGGCCTGGTTGGTGCAGCTGCTCACCAACGTCCTGTACTTCGCGGGCGCCTGGTTCTTCGGTGCGCACGCGTGGCGCTCGGCGCGGGAGCGCGCGCGCACCGCGTGGCGCACGCACCTGCTGGTGCTCGAGCGGCGCCGCGCCGAGGAGCAGGCGGTCGCGCTCGAGCGGCTGCGCCTGGCGCGCGAGCTGCACGACGCGGTCGCCCACCACGTCTCCCTCATCGGCGTGCAGGCGGCCGCCGCGCGCACGGTCCTGGGCTCCGACACAGAGCGCGCTGCGCAGGCCCTCGGGCACGTCGAGGACGCGGCGCGCGAGGCGGTGAGCGAGCTGCACGGGATCCTCGGCATGCTGCGCGACGGCAGTGACGCGGCACGCGGTGCCGCGGCGGTGCCGGAGGAGCCCGTCACCGCGCTCGACGTGGGACGCCTGCCGGAGCTCGTCGCGCAGGCGCGCACCGCGGGGCTGGAGGTCTCGTACCGCGAGGTGGGCGAGCCGCGCCGGCTGCCGCCGCTCGCGTCGCTGCACCTGTACCGGATCGCGCAGGAGGCGCTCACCAACACGCGCAAGCACGCCGGCCCGGGCGTGCGGGCGGACGTGCGGCTGCGGTGGCTGCCCGGCGCGGTGGAGCTCGAGGTGTCGGACGACGGGGGTGCGGGCCGCCGGCCCGGGCCCGTCCCGTCCGGTGGCATGGGGCTGGTCGGGATGCGGGAGCGGGTCGCCGCGGAGGGCGGCACGTTCGAGGCGGCGCGCCGCCGCGCGGGCGGCTTCGTGGTCCGCGCGCG contains these protein-coding regions:
- the fabI gene encoding enoyl-ACP reductase FabI, with translation MGLLDGKSLLVTGVLTEGSIAFHVARLAQEQGAEVVLTSFGRQLRLTQVIARRLPAAAPVVALDVTSPQDLADLASRVADHVPRLDGVVHSIGFAPQSVLGGRFLEAQWDDVATALHVSAYSLQALAVAAQPLMGPGSSVVGLTFDARYAWPVYDWMGVAKAALEATSRYLARDLGPRGVRVNLVAAGPVRTTAATSIPGFDAIEDGWDARAPLGWDVRDAGPSARAVVALLSDWFPATTGTVVHVDGGVHVMG
- a CDS encoding nitronate monooxygenase, whose protein sequence is MARAVSLAGQLGVVSGTALDVVLARRLQDGDVGGHLRRALAHFPVPAIAQRVVERYLRPGGRPPGRPYLPVPKLRARPSARGDELGAVGAFAEVWLAKEGHDAPVGINLLEKIQLATPSVLYGAMLAGVDVVLMGAGIPTQVPRLLDRLARHEPGVLDLHVDGGTTAHTVSLDPRALTGAEAAPLRRPRFLAVVSAHVLAAHLAKDATTRPDGFVVEGPRAGGHNAPPRGRRVLDDDGQPVYGPRDDADLAQVARTGLPFWLAGGAGTPEAVREALRVGAAGVQCGSLFALAEESGLAEDARAQVLARLRDGTLEVRTDPRASPTGFPFKVVSLPGTQSQDAVHAARPKLCDVGHLRVPFERDDGSLGYRCPGEPLDAYLEKGGAEADTVGRKCVCNALLAGVGLGQVRRDGYRETALLTLGSDVDGPARMLARHPDGWTCRDVVDFLLGAGGAAPGAAADPSYVDDATGPNT
- the metG gene encoding methionine--tRNA ligase, with product MSRILSAVAWPYANGPRHIGHVAGFGIPSDVFSRYMRMAGHDVLMVSGTDEHGTPILVQADKEGVSAQELADRYNRVIVEDLTQLGLSYDLFTRTTTRNHYAVVQEMFRTVHRNGYMVERTTMGAVSPSTGRTLPDRYIEGTCPICGYDGARGDQCDNCGNQLDAIELKNPRSRINGETPRFVESNHFFLDLPAFVDALGDWLRARDGWRPNVLKFSLNLLDDVRPRAMTRDIDWGIPVPLEGWEDNPSKRLYVWFDAVIGYLSASIEWARRSGDPDAWRQWWNDPEALSYYFMGKDNITFHSQIWPAELLGYDGKGARGGEPGAFGSLNLPTEVVSSEFLNVEGKQFSTSRGVVILVRDMLARYQPDALRYYISVAGPETQDVDFTWAEFKRRTNDELVAGWGNLVNRTASMVHKNFGEIPTPGELQPVDVELNAQVAAAFGRVGELVGAHRQRQALQEAMRVVTEANRYVSETEPWKLKTDRDRLATVLHTTTQAVSDLNTLLAPFLPHSAQAVHEALGGTGTFSPQPRIEEVADLDDDSRHYPVITGDYTAVRGTWQPRAVVPGTRIDKPTPVFTKLDDAIVEEELERLRQS
- a CDS encoding TatD family hydrolase is translated as MGRRSRATGWPAAPEPLPSPVVDNHTHLESVVGWRADGWDPADAAAHPDLAAHLERAAQVGVTRMVQVGCDLDALAWTDAAVRAHPALLGAVAIHPNEAVLHAGVHEVAPDGLDPDPQPRHDVPLDDAIAAVAAVAARNPRVRAIGETGLDHFRAGERGRAVQREAFRAHVALAKELGLALQIHDRDAHAEVVEVLLADGAPERTVFHCFSGDAGLARVAAEHGWYCSFAGPVSFPANEALRDALRVLPASLVLVETDAPYLTVHPLRGRPNSPYLLPGTLRAVAEATGRSLADVCAQVSAVSQAVYGDW
- a CDS encoding ubiquitin-like domain-containing protein, whose protein sequence is MTGHPQVPGRRAARARDRAARTAAQAVVLALVVGGTSAFAAMHKDVTVDVDGTEVQVQTFGRTVADVLAAGRIEVAEGDLVAPGLDQTISRTGQVVVRHGREIEVEVDGREQKVWTTALTVGEAVEELGLRDGVRLSASRSAEVGRDVLRVSTQKTVHLVVDGQVIDGVTSASTVRDALREIGLVLEEADQVSVPLDAAAVDGLVVMVTRAATSGETVTEAVPFAVQEIEDATLVKGNRVVKTTGRAGQRTTTYALDVVGGVVVGRTVLASVVTVPPVDQVVRVGTAELPNPSSVAVEPGTAQAMGKEMAAARGWGDDQFACLLALWNKESGWRWNAENKSSGAYGIPQSLPGSKMASVADDWRTNPATQITWGLNYIAGRYGNPCGAWAHSQAKNWY
- a CDS encoding resuscitation-promoting factor gives rise to the protein MADATGSPTAARRPPLPVPGHDDGWSLVQNSTRPTGPTTPAAPTATTSLSHTGPESGPTTAARRLRWPLVAAGTAALVVAAGGVAYAQAHKTVALDVDGEITRVSTFAGSVEGLLTDHEVEVGARDTVSHTGPLSDGAEIVVRHATALVVDVDGTRQVVWTTALSADEALESLSDRAATVALVASRSAERAELPLDLALRGRAEVLVDGAVLPVPDADATVATVLDELAVALQPLDRVHVQQSAAGVVQVVVRRVVEQDVATTSEVPFTSRTEDDASRYVGQKTVAQAGVPGVRTVVERVTTVDGVEEARVPVSDGITQAPVEEVVRVGTKPRPVVAAAPASGASAAAGPIAAGGSADSLNWAALAKCESGGRVDVVSSTGKYHGLYQFSVSTWQSVGGAGLPSQASAEEQTARAKMLYNRSGAGQWPHCGKYLFS
- the rsmA gene encoding 16S rRNA (adenine(1518)-N(6)/adenine(1519)-N(6))-dimethyltransferase RsmA, coding for MSDVTLLGPAEIRALAERAGVRPTKTLGQNFVLDAGTVRKIVRQADVVAGERVVEVGPGLGSLTLGLLEADVDVVAVEIDPVLAALLPQTVAAHVPGLAVDPHAGTENTDARTVVLRDTAGRARLTVVTQDALTVTALPGPPPTALVANLPYNVSVPVLLTFLERFDTLERGLVMVQAEVADRLAAPPGSRTYGVPSAKVAWYASARRTATVGRAVFWPAPHVDSALVRLDRRAHPAAGVPRQEVFAVVDAAFAQRRKMLRSALAGLAGSSAAAEDAVRAAGLDPQVRGEQVDVVGFARIAEALHAARPGTPGPGTVAP
- a CDS encoding 4-(cytidine 5'-diphospho)-2-C-methyl-D-erythritol kinase; amino-acid sequence: MTLTPLEDLPERAVRVRAPGKVNLSLRVGARASDGYHPLSTVFQAVSIYEEVVATPADDFGVSASGPQSDAVPTDESNLALRAARAVAERAGVDDGVHLHLVKGVPVAGGMAGGSADAAAALVACDALWGTGLSRDELLELAAGLGSDVPFSLVGHTAVGQGRGHLLTPALSRGEFHWAFAVQDRGLSTAAVYRAFDEIRHPDGPLDDDQDVPLMQALLAGDPAALGAALHNDLEAAAIELDPGLTEPLAVATDAGALGVVVSGSGPTVAALARSRKHALAVAAAFTASGVADRVLTATGPVAGARVVASE